From one Streptomyces sp. CA-210063 genomic stretch:
- a CDS encoding RluA family pseudouridine synthase has protein sequence MSPIPEIRTLPVPDGLEGERVDAAISRMFGFSRTKAAELAATGKVTVDGSVVGKSERVHGGAWMEVEMPQAPAPVQVVAEPVEGMEIVHDDDDVVVIVKPVGVAAHPSPGWSGPTVIGGLAAAGYRISTSGAAERQGIVHRLDVGTSGLMVVAKSEYAYTSLKRQFKERTVDKRYHTLVQGHPDPTSGTIDAPIGRHPNHDYKWAVIAEGKASVTHYDLVEAFRSASLLDVKLETGRTHQIRVHMAAHRHPCVGDLTYGADPTLAKRLGLTRQWLHAVRLGFEHPGDGSWVEFGSDYPADLQKALDKVREETYA, from the coding sequence GTGAGCCCGATTCCCGAGATCCGTACCCTGCCCGTGCCCGACGGCCTGGAGGGCGAGCGTGTCGACGCCGCCATCTCCCGCATGTTCGGCTTCTCCCGTACCAAGGCGGCCGAGCTCGCCGCCACGGGGAAGGTCACGGTCGACGGATCGGTGGTCGGCAAGTCGGAGCGGGTGCACGGCGGGGCCTGGATGGAGGTCGAGATGCCCCAGGCGCCCGCGCCGGTACAGGTCGTCGCCGAGCCGGTCGAGGGCATGGAGATCGTGCACGACGACGATGACGTGGTCGTGATCGTCAAGCCGGTCGGCGTGGCCGCGCATCCCAGCCCCGGCTGGTCCGGGCCGACCGTCATCGGCGGGCTCGCCGCCGCCGGGTACCGGATCTCGACGTCCGGCGCCGCCGAGCGCCAGGGCATCGTGCACCGGCTCGATGTGGGCACCTCCGGTCTGATGGTGGTCGCCAAGTCGGAGTACGCGTACACGTCCCTCAAGCGCCAGTTCAAGGAGCGGACCGTCGACAAGCGGTACCACACGCTGGTCCAGGGCCACCCCGACCCCACGAGCGGCACCATCGACGCGCCCATCGGACGGCACCCGAACCACGACTACAAGTGGGCGGTCATCGCCGAGGGCAAGGCGTCCGTCACGCACTACGACCTGGTCGAGGCGTTCCGGTCCGCCTCCCTGCTCGACGTCAAGCTCGAGACCGGGCGTACCCACCAGATCCGCGTCCACATGGCCGCGCACCGGCACCCGTGCGTGGGCGACCTGACGTACGGCGCCGACCCGACGCTCGCCAAGCGGCTCGGCCTCACCCGCCAGTGGCTGCACGCCGTACGGCTCGGGTTCGAGCACCCCGGGGACGGGAGCTGGGTCGAGTTCGGGAGCGACTACCCGGCGGATCTGCAGAAGGCCCTGGACAAGGTCCGGGAGGAGACGTACGCGTGA
- a CDS encoding DivIVA domain-containing protein: MPLTPEDVRNKQFTTVRLREGYDEDEVDAFLDEVEAELTRLLRENEDLRAKLAAATRAAAQNQQNMRKPPEPQDQQQGGMQQGGMQQQGGMQQGGMQQGGMQQQGGMQQQGMRGPGGPVPAGISGPPQQMGGPMGGPPQLPSGAPQLPAGPGGQGGQQGPGPMGQGPMGQGPMGQGQMQPQMGQGQMGQGPMGGQPPMQQQMGGPMGGPMGGPMGGPGQGPGGDSAARVLSLAQQTADQAIAEARSEANKIVGEARSRAEGLERDARAKADALERDAQEKHRVAMGSLESARATLERKVEDLRGFEREYRTRLKSYLESQLRQLETQADDSLAPPRTPATASLPPSPAPSMAPAGASAPSYGGNPGGMGGGMGGAPAPAAPSYGGQQQMSPAMTQPMAPVRPQGPSPMGQAPSPMRGFLIDEDDN, from the coding sequence ATGCCGTTGACCCCCGAGGACGTGCGGAACAAGCAGTTCACGACCGTCCGCCTCCGAGAAGGCTATGACGAGGACGAGGTCGATGCCTTCCTCGATGAGGTCGAAGCCGAACTGACGCGACTGCTCCGTGAGAACGAGGACCTGCGCGCCAAACTGGCCGCGGCCACGCGCGCTGCTGCCCAGAACCAGCAGAACATGCGCAAGCCTCCGGAGCCTCAGGACCAGCAGCAGGGCGGCATGCAGCAGGGTGGCATGCAGCAGCAGGGCGGCATGCAGCAAGGCGGCATGCAGCAGGGTGGCATGCAGCAACAGGGCGGTATGCAGCAGCAGGGTATGCGCGGTCCCGGTGGACCCGTACCCGCTGGGATATCGGGCCCGCCGCAGCAGATGGGGGGGCCCATGGGTGGCCCGCCCCAGCTGCCGAGCGGTGCTCCGCAGCTGCCCGCCGGCCCTGGTGGCCAGGGCGGACAGCAGGGTCCCGGCCCCATGGGTCAGGGACCGATGGGCCAGGGCCCGATGGGTCAGGGCCAGATGCAGCCGCAGATGGGTCAGGGCCAGATGGGCCAGGGTCCCATGGGCGGCCAGCCTCCCATGCAGCAGCAGATGGGTGGCCCGATGGGCGGCCCCATGGGTGGTCCGATGGGCGGCCCCGGTCAGGGTCCCGGCGGCGACAGCGCCGCGCGTGTGCTCTCGCTGGCCCAGCAGACCGCCGACCAGGCGATCGCCGAGGCCCGTTCCGAGGCCAACAAGATCGTCGGTGAGGCCCGTAGCCGCGCCGAGGGTCTGGAGCGGGACGCCCGTGCCAAGGCCGACGCGCTGGAGCGGGACGCGCAGGAGAAGCACCGCGTCGCGATGGGCTCCCTGGAGTCCGCCCGCGCCACGCTGGAGCGCAAGGTCGAGGATCTGCGTGGCTTCGAGCGCGAGTACCGCACGCGTCTGAAGTCCTACCTGGAGTCGCAGCTGCGTCAGCTGGAGACCCAGGCGGACGACTCGCTGGCCCCGCCGCGCACTCCGGCGACCGCGTCGCTGCCGCCGTCCCCGGCGCCCTCCATGGCTCCGGCCGGCGCGAGCGCCCCGTCGTACGGCGGCAACCCCGGCGGCATGGGTGGAGGCATGGGCGGCGCCCCGGCTCCGGCCGCGCCCTCCTACGGCGGACAGCAGCAGATGTCGCCGGCCATGACCCAGCCGATGGCTCCGGTCCGGCCGCAGGGTCCCTCACCGATGGGGCAGGCTCCCTCGCCGATGCGTGGGTTCCTGATCGACGAGGACGACAACTGA
- the pgeF gene encoding peptidoglycan editing factor PgeF: protein MIGQRENVSGAHFAFTDRWGGVSAAPYEELNLGGAVGDDADAVTTNRELAAKSLGLEPDRVVWMNQVHGADVAVVEGPWGSDDIPSVDAIVTTRRGLALAVLTADCVPVLLTDPVAGVAAAAHAGRPGMVAGVVPAAVRTMTELGADPARIVARTGPAVCGRCYEVPDAMRSDVASVEPAAYAETSWGTPSVDVCAGVHAQLERLGVHDREQSPVCTLESRDHFSYRRDRATGRLAGYVWLD, encoded by the coding sequence GTGATAGGACAGCGCGAGAACGTGAGCGGCGCGCACTTCGCCTTCACCGACCGGTGGGGCGGGGTGAGCGCCGCTCCGTATGAGGAGCTCAATCTCGGCGGGGCGGTCGGGGACGACGCCGACGCCGTGACGACGAACCGGGAGCTGGCGGCCAAGTCGCTGGGCCTGGAGCCGGACCGGGTCGTCTGGATGAACCAGGTGCACGGCGCGGACGTGGCCGTGGTCGAGGGGCCGTGGGGCTCGGACGACATCCCGTCCGTCGACGCGATCGTCACCACCCGGCGTGGTCTCGCGCTCGCCGTCCTCACCGCCGACTGTGTGCCCGTCCTGCTGACCGACCCGGTCGCCGGGGTCGCGGCCGCCGCCCACGCGGGCCGGCCCGGCATGGTCGCCGGGGTCGTTCCCGCTGCCGTACGGACCATGACCGAACTCGGCGCCGACCCCGCCCGGATCGTCGCCCGCACCGGACCCGCCGTCTGCGGCCGGTGTTACGAAGTGCCCGACGCGATGCGCTCCGACGTGGCCTCCGTCGAGCCGGCGGCGTACGCCGAGACCAGTTGGGGCACGCCCTCGGTGGATGTGTGCGCCGGAGTGCACGCACAGCTGGAGCGCCTCGGGGTGCACGACCGGGAGCAGTCACCGGTGTGCACGCTGGAGTCGCGCGACCACTTCTCGTACCGCCGCGACCGCGCCACGGGGCGACTCGCGGGATATGTCTGGCTGGACTGA
- a CDS encoding cell division protein SepF: protein MAGAMRKMAVYLGLVEDDGYDGRGFDPDDDFEPELDPEPERDHRRHEPVHQAHQPHQSQRDESVRVVQPPVQREPVSHATSLPAESVRPARIAPVASITQERSSLEKNAPVIMPKVVSEREPYRITTLHPRTYNEARTIGEHFREGTPVIMNLTEMDDTDAKRLVDFAAGLVFGLHGSIERVTQKVFLLSPANVDVTAEDKARIAEGGFFNQS from the coding sequence ATGGCCGGCGCGATGCGCAAGATGGCGGTCTACCTCGGCCTCGTGGAGGACGATGGGTACGACGGCAGGGGTTTCGACCCCGATGACGACTTCGAGCCCGAGCTCGACCCGGAGCCCGAGCGGGACCACCGCCGGCACGAGCCGGTACATCAGGCGCACCAGCCACATCAGTCCCAAAGGGACGAATCGGTACGAGTGGTGCAGCCTCCGGTGCAACGCGAACCGGTGTCGCACGCCACTTCGCTCCCCGCGGAATCGGTGCGACCCGCCCGGATCGCGCCCGTGGCATCCATCACACAAGAACGTTCGAGTCTGGAGAAGAACGCGCCGGTGATCATGCCCAAGGTCGTGTCCGAACGAGAGCCTTACCGGATCACCACGTTGCACCCGCGGACCTACAACGAGGCCCGTACCATCGGGGAACACTTCCGTGAGGGCACCCCGGTGATCATGAATCTGACTGAGATGGACGACACAGACGCGAAGCGACTTGTCGACTTTGCGGCCGGTTTGGTGTTTGGTCTTCACGGCAGCATCGAGCGGGTGACGCAGAAGGTGTTCCTGTTGTCGCCTGCTAACGTCGATGTCACGGCGGAGGACAAGGCCCGTATCGCAGAGGGCGGGTTCTTCAACCAGAGCTGA
- the ileS gene encoding isoleucine--tRNA ligase, whose translation MTEPTYRQVPAQVDLPALEHAVLDFWREQKIFAKSLEQSEGRPEWVFYEGPPTANGMPGAHHIEARVFKDVFPRFRTMRGYHVARKAGWDCHGLPVELAVEKELGFNGKKDIEAYGIAEFNARCRDSVTRHTDAFTELTTRMGYWVDLDDAYRTMDPEYVESVWWSLKEIFNKGLLVQDHRVAPWCPRCGTGLSDHELAQGYETVVDPSVYVRFPLTSGPLAGEAALLVWTTTPWTLVSNTAVAAHPEVTYVVATDGEEKLVVAEPLVAKALGEGWETTGQTFTGAEMERWTYQRPFELVEFPEPAHFVVNAEYVTTEDGTGLVHQSPAFGEDDLKVCRAYGLPVVNPVRPDGTFEEDVPLVGGVFFKKADEKLTEDLQQRGLLFKHIPYEHSYPHCWRCHTALLYYAQPSWYIRTTAVKDRLLQENEKTNWFPDSVKHGRFGDWLNNNIDWALSRSRYWGTPLPIWRCEEGHLTCVGSREELTQLSGTDQSELDPHRPFIDAVTFTCPQDGCAGTATRVPEVIDAWYDSGSMPFAQWGYPYKNKDLFESRYPAQFISEAIDQTRGWFYTLMAVGTLVFDKSSYENVVCLGHILAEDGRKMSKHLGNILQPIPLMDQHGADAVRWFMAAGGSPWAARRVGHGTIQEVVRKTLLTYWNTVAFQALYARTSNWAPSAADPAPADRPVLDRWLLSELHALVDQVTQSLEAYDTQRAGKLLSAFVDDLSNWYVRRSRRRFWQGDKAALRTLHEVVETVTRLMAPLTPFITERVWQDLIVPVSPGAPESVHLASWPEADLSAINPELSKQMVLVRRLVELGRATRAESGVKTRQPLSRALVAATGFESLDPELHAQITEELNVSSLASLSEVGGSLVDTTAKANFRALGKRFGKRVQDVAKAVAGADAAALSLALREGTASVEVDGETITLAPDEVIITETPREGWSVASDSGATVALDLEITEELRRAGLARDAIRLIQEARKNSGLDVADRIALRWTATDPAVTAALTEHSALIADEVLATDFASGEADDTYGTPFTDEALTLTFRLRKV comes from the coding sequence ATGACAGAGCCGACGTACCGCCAGGTGCCCGCCCAGGTCGATCTGCCCGCGCTCGAGCACGCGGTGCTCGACTTCTGGCGCGAGCAGAAGATCTTCGCCAAGAGCCTGGAGCAGTCCGAGGGCCGCCCCGAGTGGGTGTTCTACGAGGGCCCGCCCACGGCCAACGGCATGCCGGGTGCCCACCACATCGAGGCGCGCGTCTTCAAGGACGTCTTCCCCCGCTTCCGCACGATGCGCGGCTACCACGTGGCCCGCAAGGCCGGCTGGGACTGCCACGGCCTCCCCGTGGAGCTGGCGGTCGAGAAGGAGCTCGGCTTCAACGGCAAGAAGGACATCGAGGCGTACGGCATCGCCGAGTTCAACGCCAGGTGCCGCGACTCCGTGACCCGGCACACCGACGCCTTCACCGAGCTGACGACCCGCATGGGCTACTGGGTCGACCTCGACGACGCCTACCGGACCATGGACCCCGAGTACGTGGAGTCCGTCTGGTGGTCGCTCAAGGAGATCTTCAACAAGGGCCTGCTCGTCCAGGACCACCGCGTCGCCCCCTGGTGCCCCCGCTGCGGCACCGGCCTGTCGGACCACGAGCTGGCACAGGGCTACGAGACGGTCGTCGACCCCTCGGTGTACGTCCGTTTCCCGCTCACCTCCGGTCCGCTCGCCGGTGAGGCCGCGCTCCTGGTGTGGACGACCACGCCGTGGACGCTGGTGTCCAACACCGCGGTCGCCGCCCACCCCGAGGTCACCTACGTGGTCGCCACGGACGGCGAGGAGAAGCTCGTCGTCGCCGAGCCGCTCGTCGCCAAGGCGCTCGGCGAGGGCTGGGAGACCACCGGCCAGACCTTCACCGGCGCCGAAATGGAGCGCTGGACGTATCAACGTCCGTTCGAGCTCGTAGAGTTCCCCGAGCCCGCCCATTTCGTGGTGAACGCCGAATACGTGACGACCGAGGACGGTACGGGCCTGGTCCACCAGTCCCCCGCCTTCGGTGAGGACGACCTCAAGGTCTGCCGCGCGTACGGCCTGCCCGTCGTGAACCCCGTGCGCCCGGACGGCACCTTCGAGGAGGACGTCCCCCTCGTCGGCGGCGTCTTCTTCAAGAAGGCGGACGAAAAGCTCACCGAGGACCTCCAGCAGCGCGGCCTGCTCTTCAAGCACATCCCGTACGAGCACAGCTACCCCCACTGCTGGCGCTGCCACACCGCGCTCCTCTACTACGCGCAGCCGTCCTGGTACATCCGCACCACCGCCGTCAAGGACCGTCTCCTCCAGGAGAACGAGAAGACCAACTGGTTCCCGGACTCGGTCAAGCACGGCCGCTTCGGCGACTGGCTGAACAACAACATCGACTGGGCGCTCTCCCGCAGCCGTTACTGGGGCACCCCGCTGCCGATCTGGCGCTGCGAGGAGGGGCACCTCACCTGCGTCGGCTCCCGCGAGGAGCTGACCCAGCTCTCCGGCACCGACCAGTCGGAGCTCGACCCGCACCGCCCGTTCATCGACGCGGTCACCTTCACCTGCCCCCAGGACGGCTGCGCCGGCACCGCCACACGCGTCCCGGAGGTCATCGACGCCTGGTACGACTCGGGCTCGATGCCGTTCGCGCAGTGGGGCTACCCGTACAAGAACAAGGACCTCTTCGAGTCCCGCTACCCGGCCCAGTTCATCAGCGAGGCCATCGACCAGACCCGCGGCTGGTTCTACACCCTGATGGCCGTGGGCACCCTGGTCTTCGACAAGTCGTCGTACGAGAACGTCGTCTGCCTCGGCCACATCCTCGCCGAGGACGGCCGCAAGATGTCCAAGCACCTCGGCAACATCCTGCAGCCGATCCCGCTGATGGACCAGCACGGCGCCGACGCGGTCCGCTGGTTCATGGCGGCCGGCGGCTCCCCCTGGGCGGCCCGCCGCGTCGGCCACGGCACCATCCAGGAGGTCGTCCGCAAGACGCTCCTCACGTACTGGAACACGGTCGCCTTCCAGGCCCTGTACGCCCGTACGTCGAACTGGGCACCCAGCGCGGCGGACCCCGCCCCGGCCGACCGCCCGGTCCTGGACCGCTGGCTGCTGAGCGAGCTGCACGCCCTGGTCGACCAGGTGACCCAGTCCCTGGAGGCCTACGACACCCAGCGCGCCGGCAAGCTCCTCTCGGCGTTCGTCGACGACCTGTCCAACTGGTACGTCCGCCGGTCGCGCCGCCGCTTCTGGCAGGGCGACAAGGCCGCGCTGCGCACCCTGCACGAGGTCGTCGAGACGGTCACCAGGCTGATGGCCCCGCTGACCCCGTTCATCACCGAGCGGGTCTGGCAGGACCTGATCGTGCCGGTCTCCCCTGGCGCCCCCGAGTCGGTGCACCTGGCCTCCTGGCCGGAGGCGGACCTCTCCGCGATCAACCCCGAGCTGTCGAAGCAGATGGTCCTGGTCCGCCGCCTGGTGGAGCTGGGCCGCGCCACCCGCGCGGAGTCGGGCGTCAAGACCCGCCAGCCCCTCTCGCGCGCCCTGGTGGCGGCGACGGGCTTCGAGTCCCTCGACCCCGAACTGCACGCGCAGATCACGGAGGAGCTGAACGTCAGCTCGCTGGCGTCGCTGAGCGAGGTCGGCGGCAGCCTGGTGGACACCACCGCCAAGGCCAACTTCCGCGCCTTGGGCAAGCGGTTCGGCAAGCGGGTCCAGGACGTGGCCAAGGCCGTCGCCGGCGCCGACGCGGCCGCCCTGTCGCTGGCCCTCCGCGAGGGCACGGCCTCGGTCGAGGTCGACGGCGAGACCATCACCCTCGCCCCCGACGAGGTCATCATCACGGAGACCCCGCGCGAGGGCTGGTCGGTGGCCTCCGACTCGGGCGCGACGGTCGCCCTCGACCTGGAGATCACGGAGGAACTCCGTCGGGCAGGCCTCGCCCGCGACGCCATCCGCCTGATCCAGGAGGCCCGCAAGAACAGCGGCCTGGACGTGGCCGACCGCATCGCCCTCCGCTGGACGGCAACGGACCCGGCGGTGACCGCCGCCCTGACCGAACACTCGGCCCTGATCGCGGACGAGGTCCTCGCGACGGACTTCGCCTCCGGCGAGGCCGACGACACGTACGGCACGCCCTTCACCGACGAGGCCCTCACGCTGACCTTCCGTCTGCGCAAGGTCTGA
- a CDS encoding YggT family protein, with the protein MSVVWQVLWVALMCFLIVLIFRLVMDYVFQFARSWQPGKAMVVVLEATYTVTDPPLKLLRRFIPPLRLGGVALDLSFFVLMIIVYILISVVGGLAG; encoded by the coding sequence ATGAGCGTGGTTTGGCAAGTGCTCTGGGTCGCTCTGATGTGTTTCCTCATCGTGCTGATCTTCCGGTTGGTCATGGACTATGTGTTCCAGTTCGCCCGCTCGTGGCAACCCGGCAAGGCGATGGTGGTCGTTCTGGAGGCCACCTACACTGTCACTGATCCACCGCTCAAGCTTCTGCGGCGGTTCATTCCGCCGCTGCGTCTCGGGGGCGTGGCGCTCGACCTGTCCTTCTTCGTACTGATGATCATCGTCTACATCCTGATCTCCGTCGTGGGCGGACTCGCGGGGTGA
- the lspA gene encoding signal peptidase II, which yields MAEAERIIGTPDIPDAAGADPEQSDGENGAAAAEADAAARPRGKRRIAVLFGVAALAYALDLISKMIVVAKLEHHEPIEVIGDWLKFEAIRNAGAAFGFGEAFTIIFTVIATIVIVVIARLARKLYSLPWAIALGLLLGGALGNLTDRIFRSPGVFEGAVVDFIAPKGFAVFNLADSAIVCGGILIVLLSFRGLDPDGTVHKD from the coding sequence GTGGCAGAGGCGGAGCGCATCATCGGTACGCCGGACATTCCAGACGCGGCGGGGGCCGACCCGGAGCAGTCCGACGGCGAGAACGGCGCCGCCGCGGCGGAGGCCGACGCTGCCGCGCGGCCGCGCGGCAAGCGCCGGATCGCCGTGCTGTTCGGGGTCGCCGCGCTGGCGTACGCGCTCGACCTGATCAGCAAGATGATCGTGGTCGCGAAGCTGGAGCACCACGAGCCGATCGAGGTCATCGGGGACTGGCTGAAGTTCGAGGCGATCCGCAACGCGGGCGCGGCCTTCGGCTTCGGCGAGGCCTTCACGATCATCTTCACGGTGATCGCGACGATCGTGATCGTGGTGATCGCCCGGCTCGCCCGCAAGCTGTACAGCCTGCCCTGGGCGATCGCGCTCGGCCTGCTGCTCGGCGGTGCGCTGGGCAACCTCACCGACCGGATCTTCCGTTCGCCGGGCGTCTTCGAGGGCGCGGTCGTCGACTTCATCGCGCCCAAGGGCTTCGCGGTGTTCAACCTGGCGGATTCGGCCATCGTGTGCGGCGGCATCCTGATCGTGCTGCTGTCGTTCCGGGGGCTCGACCCGGACGGGACCGTCCACAAGGACTGA
- a CDS encoding YggS family pyridoxal phosphate-dependent enzyme: MTDRRAQLAGNLAKVEDRIAAACVAAGRKRDEVTLIVVTKTYPASDVRILSELGVRHVAENKDQDAAPKAAECSDLPLVWHFVGQLQTNKVRSVVRYADVVQSVDRSRLVTTLSKEAVRAGREVGCLIQVALDADESGRGERGGVGPGGIEELADLLARSPGLRVDGLMTVAPLTGEYAGRQRAAFERLMDLSTDLRRAHPAATMVSAGMSADLEEAVAAGATHVRVGTAVLGVRPRLG; the protein is encoded by the coding sequence ATGACGGACCGTAGGGCACAACTCGCCGGAAACCTGGCGAAGGTGGAGGACCGCATCGCGGCGGCCTGCGTGGCCGCGGGGCGCAAGCGCGACGAGGTGACACTGATCGTGGTCACCAAGACCTATCCCGCGAGCGATGTGCGGATCCTGTCGGAACTCGGTGTGCGTCATGTCGCCGAGAACAAGGACCAGGACGCGGCGCCGAAGGCGGCCGAATGCTCGGATCTGCCCCTTGTGTGGCACTTCGTGGGGCAATTGCAGACCAACAAAGTCCGTTCCGTGGTGCGTTACGCGGATGTCGTGCAGTCCGTCGATCGTTCCAGGCTTGTCACGACTCTGTCGAAAGAGGCCGTTCGGGCCGGGCGTGAGGTGGGATGTCTCATCCAGGTCGCGCTCGACGCCGATGAGAGCGGCCGGGGAGAGCGAGGAGGCGTCGGGCCGGGCGGAATCGAAGAGTTGGCCGATCTCCTGGCTCGGTCGCCGGGGCTGCGGGTCGATGGTCTGATGACCGTTGCGCCGCTCACCGGGGAGTACGCCGGACGCCAACGGGCCGCGTTCGAGCGGTTGATGGATTTGTCGACCGACCTGCGCCGGGCCCATCCGGCTGCCACCATGGTCTCGGCAGGGATGAGTGCGGACCTCGAGGAGGCCGTTGCGGCCGGAGCGACACATGTGCGCGTCGGCACTGCGGTACTCGGAGTCCGTCCCAGGCTCGGGTAA
- the ftsZ gene encoding cell division protein FtsZ — MAAPQNYLAVIKVIGVGGGGVNAINRMIEVGLKGVEFIAINTDAQALLMSDADVKLDVGRELTRGLGAGANPAVGRKAAEDHREEIEEVLKGADMVFVTAGEGGGTGTGGAPVVANIARSLGALTIGVVTRPFTFEGRRRANQAEDGIAELREEVDTLIVIPNDRLLSISDRQVSVLDAFKSADQVLLSGVQGITDLITTPGLINLDFADVKSVMSEAGSALMGIGSARGDDRAVAAAEMAISSPLLEASIDGARGVLLSISGGSDLGLFEINEAAQLVSEAAHPEANIIFGAVIDDALGDEVRVTVIAAGFDGGQPPAKRDNILGSAAAKREEPTPVRPAETRPSFGSLGSVKPKEEPAPAPEPVNEVPVAPPVPPSRSYTDSAAEELDVPDFLK; from the coding sequence GTGGCAGCACCGCAGAACTACCTCGCAGTCATCAAAGTCATCGGTGTCGGCGGCGGTGGTGTCAATGCCATCAACCGGATGATCGAGGTCGGTCTCAAGGGCGTCGAGTTCATCGCCATCAACACCGACGCGCAAGCTCTGTTGATGAGCGACGCCGACGTCAAGCTCGACGTCGGCCGTGAACTCACCCGCGGACTCGGCGCCGGCGCCAACCCGGCCGTCGGACGCAAGGCCGCCGAGGATCACCGTGAGGAGATCGAGGAGGTCCTCAAGGGGGCCGACATGGTCTTCGTGACGGCCGGTGAGGGCGGCGGCACCGGTACCGGCGGCGCACCCGTCGTGGCCAACATCGCCCGCTCCCTCGGTGCCCTCACCATCGGCGTGGTCACCCGCCCCTTCACCTTCGAGGGCCGCCGTCGCGCCAACCAGGCCGAGGACGGCATCGCCGAGCTCCGTGAAGAGGTCGACACCCTCATCGTCATCCCGAACGACCGGCTGCTCTCCATCTCGGACCGCCAGGTCTCCGTGCTGGACGCGTTCAAGTCGGCCGACCAGGTCCTGCTCTCCGGTGTCCAGGGCATCACCGACCTCATCACCACGCCCGGTCTGATCAACCTCGACTTCGCCGACGTCAAGTCCGTGATGTCCGAGGCCGGTTCGGCCCTCATGGGCATCGGCTCGGCCCGCGGCGACGACCGCGCGGTGGCCGCCGCCGAGATGGCGATCTCCTCGCCTCTCCTGGAGGCGTCCATCGACGGCGCCCGGGGCGTGCTGCTCTCCATCTCCGGCGGCTCCGACCTCGGTCTGTTCGAGATCAACGAGGCCGCCCAGCTGGTCAGCGAGGCCGCCCACCCCGAGGCCAACATCATCTTCGGCGCGGTCATCGACGACGCGCTCGGCGACGAGGTCCGGGTGACCGTGATCGCCGCCGGGTTCGACGGCGGCCAGCCCCCGGCCAAGCGGGACAACATCCTCGGCTCGGCCGCGGCCAAGCGCGAGGAGCCCACGCCGGTGCGGCCCGCCGAGACCCGCCCGTCCTTCGGCTCGCTCGGCAGCGTCAAGCCGAAGGAAGAGCCGGCGCCCGCCCCGGAGCCGGTGAACGAGGTCCCGGTCGCCCCGCCGGTCCCGCCGTCCCGGTCCTACACGGACAGCGCGGCGGAGGAACTGGACGTGCCGGACTTCCTCAAGTGA
- a CDS encoding TraR/DksA C4-type zinc finger protein, producing MVAKKTAVQQSASGRSTVASGSGGAGGKAARVKAAGKKTVAKKAMAKDAVAKEAVAKEAVTEKAAAKKSAVEKAVAEKSVVKKAAAKKVAVKKTVAEKGSVRKTVAKKAAEKSTSVKAASGKSAVKKSATKSTAKITTKSASVKKSMVKKAGAAQAAETTGATTVVAKNTPGTATAAKKPTAVPKARPAAVEPGELAVRPGEDPWSPAEVAEARTELQSEAMRLRAELEASERALTGLMRDSGDGAGDDQADTGAKNITREHELSLAHNAREMLDQTERALERLASGTYGLCENCGNPIGKARMQAFPRATLCVECKQKQERR from the coding sequence ATGGTGGCGAAGAAGACCGCCGTACAGCAGTCGGCGTCCGGCAGATCCACGGTGGCCTCCGGCAGTGGGGGCGCGGGCGGGAAGGCCGCGCGGGTGAAGGCGGCAGGAAAGAAGACGGTGGCCAAGAAGGCGATGGCCAAGGACGCGGTGGCCAAGGAAGCGGTGGCCAAGGAAGCGGTGACCGAGAAGGCGGCGGCCAAGAAGTCCGCGGTCGAGAAGGCGGTTGCTGAGAAGTCCGTGGTCAAGAAGGCGGCGGCGAAGAAGGTCGCGGTCAAGAAGACGGTGGCCGAGAAGGGCTCGGTCAGGAAGACGGTGGCCAAGAAGGCCGCCGAGAAGAGCACCTCCGTGAAGGCGGCCTCCGGGAAAAGCGCGGTCAAGAAGAGCGCCACCAAGAGCACCGCGAAGATCACCACGAAGAGCGCCTCTGTGAAGAAGAGCATGGTCAAGAAGGCGGGCGCGGCCCAGGCCGCCGAGACGACGGGAGCCACGACGGTGGTTGCGAAGAACACTCCTGGTACGGCTACGGCGGCGAAGAAGCCCACCGCCGTCCCCAAGGCACGGCCCGCCGCGGTGGAGCCCGGCGAGCTCGCGGTACGCCCCGGTGAGGACCCGTGGAGCCCGGCCGAGGTCGCCGAGGCACGGACGGAGCTGCAGTCCGAGGCGATGCGGCTGCGGGCCGAGCTGGAGGCCTCCGAGCGGGCGCTCACGGGCCTGATGCGGGACTCCGGGGACGGGGCGGGCGACGACCAGGCCGACACCGGGGCGAAGAACATCACGCGGGAGCACGAGCTGTCGCTCGCCCACAACGCGCGCGAGATGCTCGATCAGACCGAGCGCGCTCTGGAACGGCTCGCCTCGGGCACGTACGGGCTCTGCGAGAACTGTGGCAATCCGATCGGAAAGGCACGGATGCAGGCCTTCCCCCGGGCCACGCTGTGCGTGGAGTGCAAGCAGAAGCAGGAACGCCGTTAG